Genomic DNA from Nitrosarchaeum koreense MY1:
GAAACCAATTTTTTAGTTTCATCATAATTGAAACTGCTTATTTCATCATAATAAGATGTGATTGATAGATCATATGATTTACCTCCTGATGAAATTGTTTTGTTAGAAATATCTCCAACACTAAGCCATGAATCAAATTTTGGAGCATCGTCTACTGTGAAAATATTTTTGTCAAAATCAATTCCAAAAATTTCTATTTCAAAGTGATACAAGCCTGCATCCAGTAAAATAGGAGCCTTAACAGTAATCTTATCATTTATAGAAGTCCAGGCATCTAGGTATGGTTCATGATCACCATACACAACAACATTATTTGCTTCAATATCCTCAGAATGAATTGTAAGAATTAAATTTCCAGAATGTGTATGAAATAAATTTCTCATCAAAAGTTTGCCTTCTTTATCAACTGTTACAAAAAATGATGTATGTTGAATTGCCTTTCCTGTTTTAGCATCAAAAAGAGTTAATTCTAAATATTTATCGCCTGTTGTGTCTTTAGTGAGAATTGGTGGACTAATTTTTATGAAAAGACTAGCTTCCCTATCACCAACACTTGCAGGAGGAAGATTCTCTTGTGTTAATCCATCACCATAAACATACGAAGTCTGCAAAATAATTAGAGCAAATATGGACAAGATTAGAAGTTTAGAATAATCCATAATCATATTACCATTTTTGACATATATATCACTTAACAATTTAAGAATATTTTTACTCGGTATCCTGCAAGTATACTTGCGGTTTTACAATACTAAGAGAAATTGCATGATCATCAATCATAGAACCAACTCCTATTGAGACATTTTTTATTCTAATTTCTAAGTCATCAAACTCATCTTCAGAAATACCATATGTTAAAGAGAGAATTTCCTTAACTTTTCTTTCAGTGTCAGCTATTACATTTAATTTTGATTCCAATGTAACATCCAATGTTGTTTTTATCATTTGTTTTGGAATTTTACCAGTATAATCATGAAGAATATAAAATGATATTTTTTCAAGTGCTACTTCATGAGGTAGTGTATCCAAAGCATTAGCAGTAAAAAATACCTGCACATCTAACAAGTTAATACTTTCAGAAGAATGTTGTATTACTGCGTTTGGATTGGCAATATCATAGTTTTGAGGAATGGTAACAAATACGAATCCTCCTAAATGAGAAGTGTTATTTTCTAAGCCTACTACTTTCTTAATATCTCTACAATCAAAACCAGTTGATTCTTGATGATCTAATGTTATTAAAGTTGAATGCGAGATTATTCCATCATTTACAGATGCCGTCCAAAAAAATGAGACTGGAGATAGTTGTTTGTTAGTGATACTAATATCAGTATTATAATGACCTGGTCGTAATGGCCCAGTGCCATCTACTATAGAACCACATACAAATTTTGCCACATATGTAATGTCACGTTCATTATGATCGGGAATTGTTTTGTCATCGGCAAAAATAGTGTCTAGATAAATTGGAGTTGATACAAGAAAACTAATCGTAAAAATCAAAATCGAATAATTGTAAATTGAGGAAGAGTTCAAACTACAATACTAATATGCTATTAGGTATTAATTTCTGTTACTATTATCAAAATCTAAATTGTAAATAAGCGACTAATTTTTATTCATGATATAACTAAGTAGTTTTATGAAATATCTACTCATATTATTTTTAATTCCATTATTAATCATTCCAGCATTTGCTCAAACAAATTCACAAACTCTACAAACAGAGAAAGGAACACTAGATGTCAAATTGGCATATGATGACATAATGCCAGGAGATCAAACTAAATTACATATTGATTTTATCAATCCTCAAAATAAAAAAATTCAAGAGCATATTGATTACACAATTATAGTTTCAAAAGATGGTAAAGAGGTATTTGGGCCAATTCCACTCACTCATACTTCTTTAGGTTCAGTGAATATTCCAGTTGAATTTATCGACAGTGGAGTTTATTCTGTAGAACTGGGAATTGAAGGAATATTATTTCAACCAATTCCTTTAGAAAAAGTTTCATTTGATGTAACAGTTGGAGAAACAGTGGTACAACCTCCACCAACAAATGATAAAGATAATGGGTGTCTAATTGCTACTGCAGCATTTGGTTCAGAATTATCGCCTCAAGTGCAACAACTTAGAGAATTAAGAGACAATACCATTCTTGCAACACAATCAGGCACTGCGTTTATGACAACTTTTAATCAGTTTTATTATTCATTTTCACCAATAATTGCAGACTATGAAAGAGAACAGCCAATTTTCAAAGAAGCTGTAAAAATTTCATTAACACCAATGCTTACATCGCTTTCTATACTAAATCATGTTAACATTGATTCAGAGCAAGAAATGGTAGGATATGGTATAGGAATAATTTTGATGAATATTGGAATGTATATTGGAATTCCAGTATTTGGAATTTTTAAATTATATCAGTTTAAAAGAAAATAGATTCCACATCTAAAATTTCTAGTCAGGTTTTTATTTATCCAATAGGGTACATGGATTAATGAAGACAAAAGCTATAGGCTCTCTCTTCGTATTATTTGCCATTGTAGCAGGTTTAGTAGCATTTACACCAGCTGCATTTGCAGATCATAGCGAAGTTACAGTTACTCCAGCACCAGGTTCTGGTGCACCGGGATGTGAAGAATCTGCCGATGGATGTTATATTCCAAATAAAGCAACAGTAGATGTTGGTGGAAAAGTAATATTTTCTAACACAGATACTGCAGCACATACATTCACAGCAGGTACTGCAGCAGATGGTCCATCAGGAATATTTGATACCAGTTTAGTAATTGCTGGAAGTTCATACGAATGGACAGCAACTACTGCAGGTGAAGTACCATACTATTGCATGGTACATCCATGGATGGCAGGATTAATTGTAGTACAAGAAGCAGGAGCGGAAGAACATGACGATGATATGATGGATGACGATATGACGGATGACGATCATGTAGGTGATGCATCTGCAAATGGAATGTTATCTGATGGTACAGCAGTTGAAGTTTACACATCTGCAGCAACTGCAGGTGAAAGAATGGAAATTTCTGTTGATTTCGATGAATCAGAACATGTCAACTATGATATCATGGTAACACAAAATGGTAATGAAGTGCTAAACGATATTGGTGCTCATAGCCATGATGGAAAAGGTGTTCATGAAACAGCACCACTGACATCAGCAGATCCAGTGAATATCACTATAACCTTCCAAGGTTATGGAATTGATGATCCAAAAACAGGACCTATTGGTGAAGTAGTAGTATTTTCAAATGTTGTTCCAGAATTTGGAACAATTGCAATGATGATACTTGCTGTTGCAATCATAAGTATTGTAGCCGTTACTGCAAAATCTAAAGTAATTCCAAGATTTTAGGGGATTAACTTTTTTCTATTTTCTTTTTATTAAAGCAATTATCGCTAAGATAATAGCTGCTGCTGCAATAGACAGTCCAAAAATTGCAAAGTCATATGCTGCTCCACCATCATTTTCTGAACCATCATTCAGAGTAGATACATCTCTCTGTAATGAAGATATAGCATTTTTGAGTGAAGTTACATCTTGGTTTGATGAGCCACTAGTTGGTGGAAAATCTAATACCGCAGTACTTTCAACATCTTCAACTGGAATTTGTACATTAATTGGAACTCCATTAATTTCTCCTTTCAAATCCATAGTATATGTTCCAGTTTTTGTAGGAATTATAGGTGAAAAGTAATATCCTATTCTAGGATCTGAATCAATGTCAATTTTTTTAGAAACACCACCAAACAAAGCAGTTGCCTCTAGATTTCTAAATGCATTTGAAACTCCCGTATATTGGCCGGGAACTTCGCCAGGTTCGGTGATTTTAAAAACAATGTCATTTCTTATACCTACAATTGGAGGTTCTAGTCCCCACCCTATTTCAATTTTGTAAGGTTCCACTTCAACTGTGGTATGAGCAAAAGCTTGGGATGCAAAACCTAATGAAAGCAATAATCCAAGAACACTTACTGTAATTACTTTCATGACTGTTATTTTATGATTACATGTTATTATCTTTACGTGAATTGGTACAAACTTCGAATAAAATAAAAATTGTTTAAATTGATAAACGTGGCCTGAAAATTAAATGAAAAAAATTCTAATTTTATCATTATTTGTTTTATCAATATCGATTCCATACGCTGCAGCTCATCCATTTACAGTTGATACTATTCCAAGCTCATCAACAAACGCACCAATAGGAGTTACAGAGGTTATTGTTCATTTTTCAGAACCAATTGATAATAATTTTAGCTCACTTAAAGTATTAGATAGTAATGGAGAACAAATTGATAATAAAGATTCTAAATATTATGATGGTGATTATTCCTTAGTTGTAACTACACCGCCATTAGAAGAAGGAGTTTACACGGTATCTAGCAAAGTTT
This window encodes:
- a CDS encoding CFI-box-CTERM domain-containing protein is translated as MKYLLILFLIPLLIIPAFAQTNSQTLQTEKGTLDVKLAYDDIMPGDQTKLHIDFINPQNKKIQEHIDYTIIVSKDGKEVFGPIPLTHTSLGSVNIPVEFIDSGVYSVELGIEGILFQPIPLEKVSFDVTVGETVVQPPPTNDKDNGCLIATAAFGSELSPQVQQLRELRDNTILATQSGTAFMTTFNQFYYSFSPIIADYEREQPIFKEAVKISLTPMLTSLSILNHVNIDSEQEMVGYGIGIILMNIGMYIGIPVFGIFKLYQFKRK
- a CDS encoding PEFG-CTERM sorting domain-containing protein, which gives rise to MKTKAIGSLFVLFAIVAGLVAFTPAAFADHSEVTVTPAPGSGAPGCEESADGCYIPNKATVDVGGKVIFSNTDTAAHTFTAGTAADGPSGIFDTSLVIAGSSYEWTATTAGEVPYYCMVHPWMAGLIVVQEAGAEEHDDDMMDDDMTDDDHVGDASANGMLSDGTAVEVYTSAATAGERMEISVDFDESEHVNYDIMVTQNGNEVLNDIGAHSHDGKGVHETAPLTSADPVNITITFQGYGIDDPKTGPIGEVVVFSNVVPEFGTIAMMILAVAIISIVAVTAKSKVIPRF